One Gammaproteobacteria bacterium genomic window carries:
- a CDS encoding GNAT family N-acetyltransferase — MKVIRVTKDDIAIVDFIVANLIDNTEERTSTNYLQQLLADDRSYLFAALLDKEVVGYALAYRFPSLYVSDYLAYLYDIEVLATYRRKGAGRLLMKTLLTHLKSDGVSELWLGTATDNVEGQALFTSTGGIK; from the coding sequence ATGAAAGTAATAAGAGTAACAAAAGACGATATTGCGATCGTTGACTTCATAGTTGCGAATCTTATTGACAATACAGAAGAACGAACATCAACAAATTATTTACAACAACTACTGGCAGACGACAGGAGTTATTTGTTTGCGGCGCTTCTTGACAAGGAGGTTGTTGGCTATGCACTTGCTTACCGATTCCCTTCATTATACGTATCGGACTACTTAGCGTATTTATACGACATTGAAGTATTGGCAACATATAGAAGAAAAGGGGCAGGAAGACTTTTAATGAAAACATTGCTTACACATTTAAAATCTGATGGAGTAAGCGAACTTTGGCTTGGCACGGCAACAGACAATGTTGAAGGGCAGGCATTGTTTACCTCGACAGGTGGAATTAAGTAA